A genome region from Streptomyces sp. S4.7 includes the following:
- a CDS encoding RNA polymerase sigma factor — MKRSRDKAASDLFAALYPRLAGWCRRLVDDDETAHEIASEAFTRLWARWTSVQEPRGFLYVTAANLVRDHWRKLERERKAIRRVTSEAAVRPYTEQADPSVRLLVQSLPERLRVPILLHYYADMPIREVSELTGRKEGTVKADLHAARELLRAHLRRSLDHTS, encoded by the coding sequence TTGAAACGGTCCCGCGACAAGGCAGCGTCCGACCTGTTCGCCGCCCTCTACCCGCGCCTCGCCGGCTGGTGCCGCCGTCTCGTCGACGACGACGAGACGGCCCACGAGATCGCCTCGGAGGCGTTCACCCGGCTCTGGGCCCGGTGGACATCCGTGCAGGAGCCCCGCGGCTTCCTCTACGTCACCGCGGCCAATCTCGTCCGGGACCACTGGCGCAAACTGGAGCGCGAACGCAAGGCGATACGGCGTGTCACCTCCGAAGCCGCGGTCAGGCCGTACACCGAGCAGGCCGACCCCTCGGTACGGCTGCTCGTGCAGTCGCTGCCCGAACGACTGCGCGTCCCGATCCTGTTGCACTACTACGCTGACATGCCGATCCGGGAGGTGTCCGAACTGACCGGGCGGAAGGAAGGAACCGTCAAGGCCGACCTCCACGCGGCCCGCGAACTGCTCCGCGCCCACTTGAGGAGAAGCCTTGACCACACGTCCTGA
- a CDS encoding Tat pathway signal sequence domain protein: MRRTVLSAMALASTAVLAGAVPAFADDATPSAVPSTRPPADAAPSEAPSAAPAPAESAEPTRAPAAPGQVDVVPKGAPDTGVAPLSAGSGTDGALIGTGAAALAVGGAAFVVVRRRRATGA; the protein is encoded by the coding sequence ATGCGCCGAACCGTCCTCAGTGCCATGGCACTCGCGAGCACCGCCGTGCTGGCGGGCGCGGTGCCCGCGTTCGCCGACGACGCGACCCCCAGCGCCGTCCCCAGCACCCGCCCGCCCGCCGACGCCGCCCCCTCGGAGGCGCCCTCCGCGGCCCCCGCCCCGGCCGAGAGCGCCGAACCGACCCGGGCGCCGGCGGCCCCGGGCCAGGTCGACGTCGTACCGAAGGGGGCGCCCGACACCGGAGTGGCCCCGCTCTCCGCCGGGTCCGGGACCGACGGCGCGCTGATCGGCACGGGGGCCGCCGCTCTCGCCGTGGGCGGTGCGGCGTTCGTCGTCGTACGCCGTCGGCGGGCGACCGGGGCGTGA
- a CDS encoding maleylpyruvate isomerase family mycothiol-dependent enzyme, producing the protein MIDPEPTAESGRKTDVWPLIHTEREALAADLAGLTDARWATTSLCTELTVREVLAHLTASANLNAVRWLAGVIRCRFDFDKMVAMRLAEHLGSGPAETLDRFRHSVPSTTKPPVPAIALLGETIVHGEDIRRPLGIRRPYPISTLTPVAEYYRGTDQVVLAKGRIGGLRLVADDGPFTAGSGRLVSGSTVALIMAMTGRAPYCDDLEGDGVETLRARC; encoded by the coding sequence ATGATCGACCCGGAACCGACAGCGGAATCCGGCCGGAAGACCGATGTCTGGCCCTTGATACACACCGAGCGGGAGGCGCTGGCGGCCGATCTCGCCGGGTTGACCGACGCACGGTGGGCGACGACGTCCCTCTGTACCGAGTTGACGGTGCGCGAGGTACTGGCGCACCTCACCGCGTCGGCGAACCTCAACGCCGTGCGCTGGCTGGCTGGTGTGATCCGCTGCCGGTTCGACTTCGACAAGATGGTGGCCATGCGGCTGGCCGAGCACCTGGGTTCGGGTCCCGCCGAGACGCTGGACAGGTTCCGGCACTCGGTCCCGAGCACGACCAAGCCCCCCGTCCCCGCCATCGCCCTGCTCGGCGAGACGATCGTGCACGGGGAGGACATCCGGCGCCCGCTCGGTATCCGCCGCCCCTATCCGATCAGTACGCTCACGCCGGTGGCCGAGTACTACCGGGGTACGGATCAGGTGGTCCTGGCCAAGGGCCGTATCGGCGGGCTTCGACTCGTCGCGGACGACGGGCCGTTCACGGCCGGTTCCGGGCGACTCGTGTCCGGCAGCACCGTCGCCCTGATCATGGCCATGACCGGGCGCGCGCCGTACTGCGACGATCTCGAAGGCGACGGTGTGGAGACTCTCCGCGCCCGCTGCTGA
- a CDS encoding acetate/propionate family kinase — protein sequence MASHERDPVLVADAGSSSLHLTVFANDGTALASYDNASAPGDNMSGQLRDLLRYAPAPMAVGHRIVHGGPDLRQHTLVDDQVRDTLQLTADLAPSHVPPALLVLDAARELLPNVPHVACFDTVFHAGLPTAAREFAVPETWRGEYGVRRYGFHGLSYAWALSSTAELLRRRPGSLRIVIAHLGGGSSACAVRDGTSVDTTMGFTPLDGLVMSRRSGAVDPGALTWLQTRHGLSAQDIEEALNHRSGLLALSGTSGDTRDLVRDRAAGDERAALALDVFTHHCRRGIAAMAASLDRLDALVLTGEIGQDQPEVREEICAGLGVLGVTGGLLVPPSDDDVAARLVSPPEATVPVIVVSTGEARQIDKETRALLREA from the coding sequence GTGGCCAGTCACGAACGTGACCCGGTGCTGGTGGCGGACGCGGGCTCGTCCAGCCTGCACCTGACCGTCTTCGCGAACGACGGCACGGCCCTCGCCTCGTACGACAACGCCTCCGCGCCCGGCGACAACATGTCCGGGCAGCTCCGTGATCTGCTCCGGTACGCGCCGGCGCCGATGGCGGTGGGACACCGGATCGTGCACGGCGGCCCGGATCTGCGGCAGCACACCCTGGTCGACGACCAGGTCCGGGACACCCTTCAGCTCACGGCGGACCTGGCTCCCTCCCATGTCCCGCCGGCCCTGCTCGTACTCGACGCGGCCCGTGAGCTGCTGCCCAACGTGCCGCACGTCGCCTGCTTCGACACCGTCTTCCACGCCGGACTGCCCACGGCGGCCCGTGAGTTCGCCGTGCCCGAGACCTGGCGCGGCGAGTACGGCGTACGACGCTACGGCTTCCACGGTCTGTCCTACGCGTGGGCACTGAGCAGCACCGCCGAACTGCTCCGGCGGCGGCCCGGGAGCCTGCGGATCGTCATCGCCCATCTGGGCGGCGGCAGTTCGGCGTGCGCCGTGCGTGACGGCACGAGCGTCGACACCACCATGGGTTTCACCCCGCTGGACGGCCTCGTGATGAGCCGTCGCAGCGGCGCCGTCGATCCGGGCGCCCTGACGTGGCTCCAGACCCGGCACGGCCTGTCCGCGCAGGACATCGAGGAGGCGCTCAACCACCGTTCGGGCCTGCTGGCCCTGTCCGGAACCTCCGGCGACACCCGTGACCTGGTGCGCGACCGCGCGGCCGGCGACGAGCGGGCCGCTCTGGCGCTGGACGTCTTCACCCACCACTGCCGCCGCGGCATCGCCGCGATGGCGGCGTCCCTGGACCGTCTCGACGCGCTGGTCCTCACCGGCGAGATCGGCCAGGACCAGCCGGAGGTGCGTGAGGAGATCTGTGCCGGGCTCGGCGTCCTCGGCGTCACGGGCGGTCTGCTGGTGCCACCGTCCGACGACGACGTGGCCGCCCGACTGGTCAGCCCGCCGGAAGCGACGGTGCCGGTGATCGTCGTGTCCACGGGGGAAGCACGCCAGATCGACAAAGAGACCCGCGCACTCCTGCGCGAAGCCTGA
- a CDS encoding LacI family DNA-binding transcriptional regulator: MISALGVSKSSVSRVINGETTVAPRIRDVVMRAVQELGYVPNGAARNLVTRRTDTLAVVVCDPPQGVVSDDPLFSAVVRAVSRELEKAGKRLVLMLAESDQSRTRVVEYIAGGHVDGVLLVALHGTDPLPGALARQGLPVVSFNRTSAQDVPYVALDNAGGAALAVRHLLERGRRRIATITGPLELYESRERLDGYRRTLRDTGRRSIVALGEFTRASGAEAMRQLLEDDPDLDAVFAANDLMAIGALRTLHRTGRRVPDDVAVIGFDDIEAASYTSPALTSVRSPMADQATAAVHLLLGLIDGGPTGPVIMPNELVVREST, encoded by the coding sequence GTGATCTCGGCGCTGGGCGTGTCCAAATCGAGCGTCTCCCGGGTCATCAACGGCGAGACGACGGTCGCCCCGCGGATCCGGGACGTCGTCATGCGCGCCGTGCAGGAGTTGGGCTACGTGCCCAACGGGGCGGCGCGCAATCTCGTCACCCGCCGCACGGACACGCTCGCCGTGGTGGTCTGCGACCCGCCTCAAGGAGTCGTCTCCGACGACCCCCTCTTCTCCGCCGTGGTCCGCGCTGTCAGCAGAGAACTCGAGAAGGCGGGCAAACGGCTCGTGCTCATGCTCGCGGAATCGGATCAGAGCCGGACCAGAGTGGTGGAGTACATCGCCGGCGGGCATGTGGACGGCGTGCTCCTGGTCGCTCTGCACGGTACGGATCCGCTGCCGGGCGCCCTGGCCCGACAGGGCCTGCCTGTCGTGTCGTTCAACCGCACCTCCGCACAGGACGTCCCGTACGTGGCGCTGGACAACGCCGGCGGAGCGGCTCTGGCGGTGCGTCATCTTCTGGAGCGCGGTCGGCGCCGGATCGCCACCATCACCGGGCCACTCGAACTGTACGAGTCGCGTGAGCGTCTCGACGGCTACCGTCGGACGCTGCGTGACACCGGCCGTCGCTCCATCGTGGCACTGGGGGAATTCACCAGAGCCTCCGGCGCCGAAGCCATGCGGCAACTCCTGGAGGACGATCCCGATCTCGACGCGGTGTTCGCGGCCAACGACCTGATGGCGATCGGCGCCCTGCGCACCCTCCATCGAACGGGCCGACGTGTCCCCGACGACGTGGCGGTCATCGGCTTCGACGACATAGAAGCCGCGTCCTACACCAGTCCCGCGCTCACCTCGGTGCGCAGCCCGATGGCCGACCAGGCGACCGCAGCCGTCCACCTGCTCCTCGGCCTGATCGACGGCGGCCCCACAGGGCCGGTGATCATGCCGAACGAACTCGTGGTGCGCGAATCGACCTGA
- a CDS encoding DUF1996 domain-containing protein, producing MNLLVVVLAAALSLTVSTQQAQAASVTVQAESYAAQSGVALEATSDTGGGKNASYLADGDWMRFDNVDLGAAGRLTVSARIASAVGSGTLELRTAGLTGPLLAVMPISPTGGWQNWATRTTQVTTHPTGSQTVFAVLRGTTPGDFVNINWFSFVGEGDSAAAGWVPVDQAKWNAQLAQFRAMTPAAVPAGVVRVPEFNATCTYSHSKPDDPIVLPGLPGASHMHSFFGNKSTDAFSTTESLLANAPTSCTPANDLSAYWIPTLYENDRAVEPEGMIVYYGSRLPDPSATVPFPQGFRMIAGDARAQTPTPAGSPGQFWCAGEGGETGRSADGNWPVCAPKAHLTHQLVFPDCWDGKNLDSPDHTSHVAFTYDGKCSGAHPVAIPSLSFVTSYPTSGSAQGFRLASGMPSSIHGDFFNAWDNAALGHRVKDCITQKAKCNSAGTF from the coding sequence GTGAATCTCTTGGTGGTCGTGCTGGCCGCCGCCCTGAGCCTGACCGTCTCGACCCAGCAGGCGCAGGCCGCGTCAGTCACCGTCCAGGCCGAGTCCTACGCGGCGCAGTCGGGTGTCGCGTTGGAGGCGACCTCGGACACCGGAGGCGGGAAGAACGCCTCGTATCTCGCCGACGGCGACTGGATGCGCTTCGACAACGTCGACCTCGGCGCGGCCGGCCGGCTGACGGTGTCGGCCCGGATCGCTTCCGCCGTCGGCTCGGGAACGCTGGAGTTGCGCACCGCGGGCCTGACCGGACCGCTGCTCGCGGTCATGCCGATCTCACCGACCGGCGGTTGGCAGAACTGGGCGACGAGGACCACCCAGGTCACCACGCACCCCACCGGCTCCCAGACGGTGTTCGCCGTGCTGCGTGGCACGACACCCGGTGACTTCGTCAACATCAACTGGTTCTCCTTCGTCGGCGAGGGGGACAGTGCGGCGGCTGGGTGGGTCCCCGTCGACCAGGCCAAGTGGAACGCTCAGTTGGCGCAGTTCCGCGCGATGACGCCGGCCGCGGTGCCCGCCGGTGTGGTCCGGGTTCCGGAGTTCAACGCCACCTGCACCTACAGCCACTCCAAGCCGGACGACCCCATCGTCCTTCCGGGCCTTCCCGGCGCGTCCCACATGCACAGCTTCTTCGGTAACAAGAGCACCGACGCGTTCTCCACGACCGAGTCGCTGCTGGCCAACGCGCCGACCAGTTGCACCCCTGCCAACGACCTCTCGGCGTACTGGATTCCGACCCTCTACGAGAACGACAGGGCCGTCGAACCCGAGGGCATGATCGTCTACTACGGCTCCCGGCTCCCCGACCCCTCAGCGACTGTGCCCTTCCCGCAGGGATTTCGCATGATCGCGGGTGACGCCAGGGCGCAGACGCCCACCCCGGCAGGATCGCCGGGGCAGTTCTGGTGCGCCGGCGAGGGCGGCGAGACCGGCAGAAGTGCCGACGGCAACTGGCCGGTCTGCGCCCCGAAGGCCCACCTCACCCACCAACTCGTCTTCCCCGACTGCTGGGACGGCAAGAACCTCGACTCTCCCGACCACACGTCGCACGTGGCGTTCACCTACGACGGCAAGTGCAGCGGCGCCCACCCCGTCGCCATCCCCAGCCTCTCGTTCGTCACCAGCTACCCGACCAGCGGCAGCGCCCAGGGCTTCCGGCTGGCGTCGGGCATGCCCTCGTCCATCCACGGTGACTTCTTCAACGCCTGGGACAACGCCGCTCTCGGACATCGCGTGAAGGACTGCATCACCCAGAAGGCCAAGTGCAACTCCGCAGGCACGTTCTGA
- a CDS encoding class F sortase, with the protein MRSPSRRAFTAAALASLLVGCGGNESGRTATADRSGGTPPSERPATEANGAKVNGAKPLARSVPVGLRIPAIGVDTPVIRLGLAPDGSMQVPPVTADDRAGWYRHSPTPGRIGPSVITGHVTVGAHGDGVFRHLARLRRGDRVTVRLENGTAAVFAVDAVRKVAKADFPADDVYGDVDRPELRLITCGGPRTDDGYLGNVIVFATLTATSR; encoded by the coding sequence GTGAGGTCGCCCTCCAGGCGCGCCTTCACCGCCGCCGCGCTGGCCTCGCTGCTCGTCGGCTGTGGCGGCAACGAGTCCGGCCGGACCGCGACCGCGGACCGCTCGGGCGGTACACCACCGTCCGAGCGGCCCGCCACGGAGGCGAACGGGGCGAAGGTGAACGGGGCGAAGCCACTGGCGCGTTCGGTCCCGGTCGGACTGCGGATCCCGGCCATCGGGGTCGACACGCCCGTCATTCGGCTCGGGCTGGCCCCGGACGGCAGCATGCAGGTGCCGCCGGTCACGGCCGACGACCGCGCGGGCTGGTACCGGCACTCGCCCACGCCGGGTCGGATCGGCCCCTCGGTGATCACCGGCCATGTCACGGTCGGCGCCCACGGCGACGGGGTCTTCAGGCACCTGGCGCGGCTGCGCCGGGGCGACCGCGTCACGGTGCGCCTGGAGAACGGCACGGCGGCGGTGTTCGCCGTCGACGCCGTACGGAAGGTGGCAAAGGCGGACTTCCCGGCGGACGACGTGTACGGCGACGTGGACCGTCCTGAGCTGCGGCTCATCACCTGCGGCGGCCCCCGTACCGATGACGGCTACCTCGGCAACGTGATCGTCTTCGCCACGCTGACCGCCACGAGTCGCTGA
- a CDS encoding GNAT family N-acetyltransferase encodes MPNTPSRVELSPLTLADQDEFCSLVRASAELHSATMQLPATAEAFQDWMRRFEDGTNRGYVIRVQETGTAAGMVNINSIIRGRYQGASLGYAAFAPSAGRGYMTEGLTVALRHAFEDLRLHRLEANIQPSNKASLALVERLGFRYEGLSPAYLYINGAWRDHERWAVTAPSPWTPDPSLPEV; translated from the coding sequence ATGCCCAATACACCGTCACGGGTCGAACTGAGCCCGCTCACCCTCGCCGACCAGGATGAGTTCTGCTCGCTCGTGAGGGCCAGCGCCGAGCTGCACAGTGCGACGATGCAGCTGCCCGCGACCGCGGAGGCGTTCCAGGACTGGATGCGCCGCTTCGAAGACGGCACGAACCGTGGCTATGTGATCCGCGTTCAGGAGACCGGTACGGCCGCCGGCATGGTCAACATCAACTCGATCATCCGGGGCCGTTACCAGGGCGCGTCCCTCGGCTACGCGGCTTTCGCCCCGTCCGCGGGGCGGGGTTATATGACCGAGGGGCTCACCGTCGCCCTGCGGCACGCCTTCGAAGACCTGCGGCTCCACCGGCTGGAGGCGAACATCCAGCCGTCGAACAAGGCGTCCCTGGCCCTGGTCGAGCGACTGGGCTTCCGTTACGAAGGTCTGTCGCCCGCCTACCTCTACATCAACGGGGCCTGGCGCGACCACGAACGCTGGGCGGTCACCGCACCGTCGCCCTGGACACCCGACCCCTCCCTTCCGGAGGTCTAG
- the dhaL gene encoding dihydroxyacetone kinase subunit DhaL, producing MSSSSNHADDLAFVVRSVARTAVDNEKAFGDLDAVSGDGDFGYSLARGFEIVLGDWDTLVSDAPAETLKKVALVISKRVGGTSGPLWGTTFLRAAGAVKDRPELNAADAVAMLRAAAEGIKARGRSDLGDKTLLDALIPMTDALERRLADGGPAADGAELAALAATTARAAADATTPMRARRGRQSYAGERSIGSPDPGAVAVAVMAERVAAEWEARD from the coding sequence ATGTCATCGTCATCGAACCACGCCGACGACCTCGCCTTCGTCGTCCGGTCCGTCGCCCGGACCGCGGTGGACAACGAGAAGGCCTTCGGCGACCTCGACGCCGTCTCGGGTGACGGGGATTTCGGGTACTCGCTCGCCCGCGGTTTCGAGATCGTGCTCGGCGACTGGGACACCCTCGTCTCGGACGCGCCGGCCGAGACCCTGAAGAAGGTCGCCCTGGTGATCTCCAAGCGGGTGGGCGGTACGTCGGGGCCGCTCTGGGGCACCACCTTCCTGCGGGCCGCCGGGGCCGTGAAGGACCGGCCGGAGCTGAACGCCGCGGATGCGGTGGCCATGCTGCGGGCCGCCGCCGAGGGGATCAAGGCACGGGGCAGGTCCGACCTCGGGGACAAGACGCTGCTGGACGCGCTGATTCCGATGACCGACGCCCTGGAGCGGCGGCTGGCCGACGGTGGACCGGCGGCCGATGGTGCGGAACTCGCCGCCCTGGCGGCCACGACCGCGCGCGCAGCGGCCGACGCGACGACACCCATGCGGGCCAGACGCGGCCGCCAGAGCTACGCCGGCGAGCGCAGCATCGGCTCGCCCGACCCGGGCGCGGTGGCCGTCGCGGTCATGGCGGAGCGCGTCGCGGCCGAGTGGGAGGCGCGCGACTGA
- the msrA gene encoding peptide-methionine (S)-S-oxide reductase MsrA: MSTDTATEKAVLAGGCFWGMQDLIRGLPGVISTRVGYTGGDVANATYRSHGTHAEGIEIVFDPEKTSYRQILEYFFQIHDPTTLNRQGNDIGLSYRSAIYYIGDEQKRVAEDTIADVEASGLWPGKVVTEVAEAGDFWEAEPEHQDYLVRYPDGYTCHFLRPGWKLPARSER, from the coding sequence ATGAGTACGGACACGGCTACGGAGAAGGCGGTCCTCGCGGGCGGCTGCTTCTGGGGTATGCAGGATCTGATTCGCGGTCTGCCGGGGGTGATCTCGACCAGGGTCGGTTACACGGGTGGGGACGTCGCGAACGCGACGTACCGCAGTCACGGGACGCACGCCGAGGGCATCGAGATCGTCTTCGACCCCGAGAAGACCAGCTACCGCCAGATTCTGGAGTACTTCTTCCAGATCCACGACCCCACGACGCTCAACCGTCAGGGCAACGACATCGGCCTCAGCTACCGGTCGGCCATCTACTACATCGGTGACGAGCAGAAGCGGGTCGCCGAGGACACCATCGCCGACGTCGAGGCCTCGGGCCTCTGGCCGGGGAAGGTCGTCACCGAGGTGGCCGAGGCGGGCGATTTCTGGGAGGCGGAGCCCGAGCACCAGGACTATCTGGTCCGCTATCCCGACGGATACACCTGTCACTTCCTGCGGCCGGGCTGGAAGCTTCCCGCCCGCAGCGAGCGATGA
- the ligD gene encoding non-homologous end-joining DNA ligase: MSSLLDTLPADERRRLNHNRSGALLASSPMLATLTDRRVFGEGWIFERKLDGVRVLAVRDASGVRLLSRTGRRLNATYPEIVDALAAQECEDFTVDGEVVAFAHGRTDFARLQQRMGISDARRARASGVAVTYYLFDLLRLDGADLTAIPLRSRKSLLRRALTYRAPLRFTPHRNAGGQESLDRACADGWEGLIVKRAAGRYEPRRSTGWLKLKCEQGQEFVIGGYTEPSGSRVGFGALLLGHYEDGRLRYAGKVGTGYDRATLVDLRRRLDEAAVPRSPFADAVKERAPHWSEPRLVAQIAFTEWTRDGMLRHPRFLGLREDKEARDVVRERPA; encoded by the coding sequence ATGAGCAGCCTCCTGGACACGCTGCCCGCGGACGAGCGGCGCAGACTCAACCACAACCGGTCGGGCGCCCTCCTGGCGTCCTCGCCGATGCTCGCCACCCTGACCGACCGGAGGGTGTTCGGCGAGGGCTGGATCTTCGAGCGCAAACTGGACGGTGTGCGGGTACTCGCCGTCCGGGACGCGTCGGGCGTACGGCTGCTGTCGCGCACAGGACGACGGCTCAATGCCACGTATCCGGAGATCGTGGACGCCCTGGCCGCGCAGGAGTGCGAGGACTTCACCGTGGACGGCGAGGTCGTCGCGTTCGCCCACGGCCGTACCGACTTCGCCCGGCTCCAGCAGCGCATGGGGATCAGCGACGCCCGCCGGGCCCGCGCCAGCGGGGTGGCCGTCACGTACTACCTGTTCGATCTGCTGCGCCTGGACGGCGCCGATCTCACGGCGATCCCGCTGCGCTCACGGAAGTCGCTGCTGCGCAGAGCCCTGACGTACCGGGCGCCGCTGCGCTTCACCCCGCACCGCAACGCGGGCGGTCAGGAGTCGCTGGACCGGGCGTGCGCCGACGGCTGGGAGGGACTGATCGTGAAACGGGCCGCGGGCCGGTACGAGCCCCGGCGCTCGACGGGCTGGCTGAAGCTCAAGTGCGAGCAGGGGCAGGAGTTCGTCATCGGCGGCTACACGGAACCGTCCGGCTCCCGCGTCGGCTTCGGCGCGCTGCTCCTCGGTCACTACGAGGACGGACGGCTGCGGTACGCGGGCAAGGTGGGGACCGGGTACGACCGGGCGACGCTGGTCGATCTGCGCCGGCGGCTCGACGAGGCCGCGGTGCCCCGGTCGCCGTTCGCGGACGCGGTGAAGGAGCGGGCTCCGCACTGGTCCGAGCCCCGGCTCGTCGCCCAGATCGCGTTCACCGAGTGGACGAGGGACGGGATGCTGCGCCATCCGCGTTTCCTGGGGCTGCGGGAGGACAAGGAGGCGAGGGACGTGGTGCGGGAGAGACCGGCCTGA
- the dhaK gene encoding dihydroxyacetone kinase subunit DhaK, whose translation MKKFVNDPKDYVAQMLEGLALANPDTLRYVPEYNLIMRADAPRENKVAIVQGSGSGHEPAHVMSVGKGMLDAACPGDVFAAPPADFVYETVKLVASPKGVLLLVNNYTGDRMAFEMAEELSQADGVTVRTLFIDDDVAVQDSTYTVGRRGVAGNFFVMKAVGAAAERGADLDELYRIGEKVNSVTRTMGMALTACTPPAKGSPLFDLPDDAVEMGVGIHGEPGRKREKLQSADAMVGELVSAVVDDLPFSSGDRVALMANGLGGTPIGELYLVYGLAHKQLPERGITVGRSYVGEYCTSLDMAGASVTLVRLDDEIFDLLTDFAETPIRVF comes from the coding sequence ATGAAGAAGTTCGTCAACGACCCGAAGGACTACGTCGCGCAGATGCTGGAGGGCCTGGCCCTGGCCAACCCCGACACGCTGCGGTACGTGCCCGAGTACAACCTGATCATGCGTGCCGACGCCCCGCGCGAGAACAAGGTCGCCATCGTGCAGGGATCCGGATCCGGTCATGAGCCGGCGCACGTGATGAGCGTCGGCAAGGGGATGCTCGACGCCGCCTGCCCCGGCGACGTCTTCGCCGCACCACCCGCCGACTTCGTCTACGAGACGGTCAAGCTGGTCGCCTCCCCGAAGGGCGTGCTGCTGCTGGTCAACAACTACACCGGGGACCGGATGGCGTTCGAGATGGCCGAGGAGTTGTCGCAGGCCGACGGGGTCACCGTCCGTACCCTCTTCATCGACGACGACGTGGCCGTACAGGACTCGACGTACACCGTCGGCCGGCGCGGGGTCGCCGGCAACTTCTTCGTGATGAAGGCCGTCGGCGCGGCGGCCGAGCGGGGCGCGGACCTCGACGAGCTGTACCGGATCGGCGAGAAGGTCAACTCCGTCACCCGCACCATGGGTATGGCGCTCACGGCCTGCACACCGCCGGCCAAGGGCTCGCCGCTGTTCGACCTGCCCGACGACGCCGTCGAGATGGGCGTGGGCATCCACGGCGAACCGGGCCGCAAGCGCGAGAAGCTCCAGTCGGCGGACGCCATGGTGGGCGAACTCGTCAGCGCGGTCGTGGACGACCTGCCCTTCTCCTCCGGTGACCGCGTCGCACTGATGGCGAACGGCCTCGGCGGCACACCGATCGGTGAGCTGTACCTGGTGTACGGCCTGGCCCACAAGCAGCTGCCCGAGCGCGGCATCACGGTCGGACGCAGTTACGTGGGCGAGTACTGCACCTCGCTCGACATGGCCGGCGCGTCGGTGACCCTGGTGCGGCTGGACGACGAGATCTTCGACCTGCTCACCGACTTCGCCGAGACCCCGATCCGGGTGTTCTGA
- a CDS encoding NAD(P)-binding domain-containing protein gives MRIGIIGAGRIGSTLARHFAGIGHEVALANSRGPETLAELVAGIDGPIRAVTAEEAARFGQVVVVSIPYGHLRDLPLSELRDKVVIDTGNYYPERDGHDPELDDDSTTSSENVRAATDSNLVKAFNSIYWETLRDRGRPKGDPARLAIPISGDDEEAVAVVAGLIRDIGFDPVNAGHLGGGGRKHQPGSPVYGVELSAGELDARLHSA, from the coding sequence ATGCGTATCGGGATCATCGGAGCGGGCCGCATCGGCTCGACGCTCGCCCGGCACTTCGCCGGCATCGGCCACGAGGTCGCCCTCGCGAACTCGCGCGGCCCGGAGACGCTCGCGGAGCTGGTCGCGGGGATCGACGGCCCCATCCGGGCGGTCACCGCCGAGGAGGCGGCCCGGTTCGGCCAGGTGGTCGTCGTGTCGATCCCGTACGGGCACCTGCGCGACCTGCCCCTGAGCGAGCTGCGTGACAAGGTCGTGATCGACACCGGCAACTACTACCCGGAACGCGACGGTCACGACCCCGAACTGGACGACGACTCCACCACCTCCAGCGAGAACGTACGGGCTGCGACGGACTCCAACCTGGTCAAGGCGTTCAACTCCATCTACTGGGAGACCCTGCGCGACCGGGGCCGCCCCAAGGGCGATCCGGCGCGCCTGGCCATTCCCATCTCCGGCGACGACGAGGAGGCCGTGGCCGTCGTGGCGGGTCTGATCCGCGACATCGGCTTCGACCCGGTGAACGCGGGCCACCTCGGCGGGGGAGGACGCAAGCACCAGCCGGGAAGCCCCGTCTACGGCGTGGAGCTGTCGGCCGGTGAGCTGGACGCACGGCTGCACAGCGCCTGA
- a CDS encoding VOC family protein has translation MTTPDSRIPRFHLAMPVDDLAAARRFYGGVLGLTEGRSADTWVDWNLRGHQFVTHLAPRRAEGVRNAVDGHDVPVPHFGLLLTPPEFHELADRLRAAGTTFVIEPCVRFEGRPGQQWTMFLLDPAGNALEFKAFADDAQVFAV, from the coding sequence ATGACCACCCCCGACTCCCGCATACCGCGTTTCCATCTCGCGATGCCCGTCGACGACCTCGCCGCCGCGCGCCGCTTCTACGGCGGCGTACTCGGTCTGACGGAGGGCCGCAGCGCGGACACGTGGGTGGACTGGAATCTGCGTGGCCACCAGTTCGTGACGCATCTGGCGCCCCGCCGCGCCGAGGGCGTGCGCAACGCGGTCGACGGACACGACGTGCCGGTACCGCACTTCGGGCTGCTGCTGACCCCGCCGGAGTTCCACGAGCTGGCGGACCGCCTCCGGGCGGCGGGCACGACGTTCGTGATCGAGCCCTGCGTCCGCTTCGAGGGGCGGCCGGGTCAGCAGTGGACGATGTTCCTGCTCGATCCGGCGGGCAACGCGCTGGAGTTCAAGGCGTTCGCGGACGACGCACAGGTCTTCGCCGTCTGA